Proteins encoded by one window of Nitrincola iocasae:
- a CDS encoding energy transducer TonB — MTLTKRHGIIAFIIALLLHLSLVLAWILNREPPADNAIQPGLAGVSVSLAAAGDLMDAAESEAASAATTDEFEEPLETPDPQADTPVEPEPDPIPEPEPIPEPEPEPIPEPEPIPEPEPEPIPEPEPETIPEPEPEPVPEPEPVPEPKPEPVPQPRPQPAPQPNPVQADRVAEVASDQSGDSDNEADENTSQASTAGAHTQGSDEVIDTGGDPAAEANYFIQLSHYLGQHKRYPMMARRQRREGVAEVEFTLNRSGEILNARIVNSSGHNLLDREVLEMLERAAPLPAFPSSISANQLVITLPVSFSLSDRR; from the coding sequence ATGACTTTGACAAAACGCCACGGCATTATCGCGTTTATAATTGCGCTACTCCTGCATTTGAGCCTGGTATTGGCCTGGATACTCAACCGCGAGCCTCCTGCTGACAACGCCATACAGCCTGGGTTGGCTGGTGTGAGTGTCAGCCTTGCCGCTGCCGGTGACCTTATGGATGCCGCCGAATCCGAAGCTGCATCAGCGGCCACCACTGATGAGTTTGAAGAGCCGTTGGAAACCCCAGATCCCCAAGCTGACACACCGGTTGAACCCGAGCCCGATCCTATTCCGGAACCTGAACCCATTCCTGAACCCGAGCCAGAACCTATACCGGAGCCAGAACCCATTCCAGAACCTGAGCCGGAACCCATTCCTGAACCAGAACCTGAGACTATTCCCGAGCCTGAGCCAGAACCAGTTCCTGAGCCAGAACCAGTTCCTGAGCCAAAGCCAGAACCTGTGCCACAGCCCAGACCTCAACCGGCACCACAACCCAACCCGGTACAGGCCGATAGAGTTGCAGAGGTTGCATCGGACCAGTCAGGTGATAGTGACAACGAGGCTGACGAAAACACCAGCCAGGCGAGCACAGCCGGTGCGCATACACAAGGTAGTGATGAAGTCATCGATACCGGTGGCGATCCGGCCGCAGAAGCAAATTATTTTATCCAACTAAGTCATTACCTTGGACAGCATAAACGCTACCCCATGATGGCACGGCGTCAACGTCGGGAAGGTGTTGCAGAAGTTGAATTTACGCTGAATCGCAGCGGAGAGATACTGAATGCGCGTATAGTTAATAGCAGCGGCCATAACTTACTGGATCGTGAAGTTCTGGAGATGTTGGAACGGGCAGCCCCTTTACCAGCCTTTCCATCCAGCATCAGTGCTAATCAACTGGTAATCACCTTACCCGTTAGCTTCAGTTTAAGTGATCGCCGATAA